One genomic segment of Osmia bicornis bicornis chromosome 16, iOsmBic2.1, whole genome shotgun sequence includes these proteins:
- the LOC114879752 gene encoding uncharacterized protein LOC114879752 translates to MARQQTADRNIPHLRDIFGFGSKWENTRIPAEEKAAGHDSAVSVGSTSGEEESPKNSKKKKSRRRDNSKTLTESDVKHLERHLSMKKTIRKKIMRDLQQAFVEDPNEFRVDDIPPEQLKAEINIQSLSFGTPSQKQGRTRGNAENTFLDMLRAGGLEKNSTDGDRDSGHGGSPTRETSNVQDTDDESSYPYDTPVATPSKKSGNFWRRFTMKSRNKR, encoded by the exons ATGGCAAGGCAACAGACAGCCGACAGGAACATTCCCCATTTGCGAGATATTTTTGGATTTGGCAGTAAATGGGAAAACACGCGGATTCCAGCCGAGGAAAAGGCGGCTGGACACGACAGTGCCGTATCCGTAGGCTCAACTTCTGGCGAGGAAGAAAGTCCTAAGAAcagcaaaaagaaaaagtccCGTCGTCGCGACAACAGTAAAACTTTGACGGAGAGCGACGTGAAACATTTGGAAAGACATCTGTCTATGAAGAAGACAATACGTAAGAAGATCATGCGCGACTTGCAGCAGGCGTTCGTCGAGGATCCAAATGAGTTCCGAGTGGACGACATTCCTCCGGAACAGCTCAAGGCAGAGATCAATATTCAGAGCCTGAGCTTTGGGACACCCTCACAAAAACAGGGACGCACGCGTGGCAATGCTGAGAACACATTCTTGGATATGCTGCGTGCCGGAg gACTTGAAAAGAATTCAACAGACGGTGACAGAGATTCTGGACACGGTGGTTCCCCGACGAGGGAGACCTCCAACGTTCAGGATACCGACGACGAATCCAGCTATCCCTACGATACACCGGTTGCAACACCGTCGAAGAAGAGCGGCAATTTCTGGAGACGTTTCACCATGAAGAGCCGTAACAAGCGGTAA
- the LOC114879761 gene encoding pancreas transcription factor 1 subunit alpha isoform X2: MYSMDNLELDMMNRQYMYEAHSFLGNPAIPALPPHCGAPTTATLPSIPSQLTSHPAGSTGSTSGSEIYLYDENSSDNESAYSSDQENHARERGQSNRRNGTSGKSPRQAVQQRQAANMRERRRMQNINDAFEGLRAHIPTLPYEKRLSKVDTLKLAIGYIKFLNELVRADKGNDPLTGNGGLSRCSGRDDSKKVIVRSEGNPFIFHSLSWSRKSDISPNGTMYAKVWTPEDPRTSKNESTFE; encoded by the exons ATGTATTCGATGGACAATCTTGAACTGGACATGATGAACCGTCAGTACATGTACGAGGCTCACAGTTTCCTTGGGAATCCAGCGATTCCAGCTCTGCCGCCCCATTGCGGTGCTCCTACGACTGCTACTCTTCCTTCGATCCCGTCGCAGTTGACCTCTCATCCTGCTGGAAGCACCGGGAGCACCAGTGGCAGTGAGATTTATTTGTACGATGAGAATAGCAGCGACAACGAGAGTGCTTACAGCAGCGATCAAGAAAATCATGCCAGAGA ACGAGGTCAAAGTAACAGACGCAATGGAACATCAGGAAAGAGTCCAAGACAAGCGGTGCAACAAAGGCAAGCCGCCAACATGAGGGAGAGGAGGCGTATGCAAAATATAAACGACGCCTTCGAGGGTCTCAGGGCTCATATACCTACTCTCCCTTATGAGAAAAGACTGTCCAAGGTGGACACCTTGAAACTGGCGATCGGTTACATAAAGTTCCTTAATGAACTAGTTAGAGCGGACAAGGGTAACGATCCTCTGACTGGAAACGGTGGCCTCTCGAGGTGTTCGGGTCGGGATGACTCCAAGAAGGTCATAGTTC GCAGCGAGGGAAACCCTTTCATTTTCCATTCCCTCTCCTGGTCCAGGAAGTCAGACATCTCCCCGAACGGGACGATGTACGCGAAAGTGTGGACCCCGGAAGACCCACGAACATCGAAGAACGAATCGACGTTCGAATAA
- the LOC114879753 gene encoding uncharacterized protein LOC114879753 has protein sequence MFYVMRLPLHALLFFTFALEQRLAEEIWLQDLSMDMEIGASTEGYDQVSLHCGAEKMTVNLKTSENFTGVIYTQGSFYSRQAPCFLDPAHGGNFTLNIPFDQCDTENFHDKYKNTLVIQHDDELITPGDAAFVLECDFSKPTDVTVSTELNEPDKGLVRSSISLVDADPARDKTKRTACVKSDTSEVVFVPNSILKLNDEL, from the exons ATGTTCTACGTCATGCGATTACCGCTACACGCTTTACTGTTCTTCACTTTTGCGCTGGAACAGCGTTTGGCGg AAGAAATTTGGCTGCAGGATTTGTCCATGGACATGGAAATAGGAGCGTCTACTGAAGGATATGATCAAGTTTCACTACATTGCGGGGCTGAGAAGATGACAGTGAATCTGAAAACGTCAGAAAATTTCACAGGAGTAATCTACACTCAAGGTAGTTTCTATTCAAGACAGGCTCCTTGTTTTTTAGATCCAGCTCACGGTGGGAATTTCACTCTGAACATTCCCTTTGATCAATGCGACACTGAAAAT TTTCATGATAAGTACAAAAACACCCTAGTCATCCAGCACGATGATGAGTTAATTACACCAGGTGACGCAGCTTTTGTTTTGGAATGTGATTTCTCCAAGCCTACAGATGTAACAGTATCAACAGAACTGAACGAACCAGATAAGGG ACTAGTAAGATCCAGTATATCCTTGGTGGACGCCGACCCGGCCAGAGACAAGACAAAGAGAACAGCCTGCGTGAAGAGCGACACGAGCGAAGTCGTTTTCGTTCCTAATTCAATCCTGAAGTTAAACGATGAGCTGTAA
- the LOC114879764 gene encoding myo-inositol 2-dehydrogenase-like, which produces MATAKFKEASPYTKPQPAPPPQDYLHQKYLEDITLKNEARHKIIKLALFGVGRAGTIHLSNVVANQRVKLLYIIDDVESKWEAIRQHWHLDDVTFLNSKQSDKVFSDPNIDAVIVASPTYTHETIVRKALEAKKAVFCEKPVAEDRVNTMKCYETAKKVGKPLFSAFNRRFDPSYSSVRERVRKGEVGHVHTIKSVSRDSPLPSLDYLKMSGGIFHDCMVHDLDIITWVLGEYPVKVAVQATANIPEIKQIGDFDTVAVSLYFPSGTLGMIDLSRNSNYGYDQRLEVFGPKGMIKADNEQPIHCVNTQYGLQGPNSSPIWYSFPSRFMNGYRRELDHFVDVVLGRDESSVLAKETLAVSKLATACEESARSGKMVEIKWAVNELPEVV; this is translated from the exons ATGGCAACAGCGAAGTTCAAAGAGGCATCGCCGTACACGAAACCGCAACCCGCGCCACCTCCACAGGACTATCTTCATCAAAA ATACCTGGAGGATATtacattgaaaaatgaagCACGCCATAAGATAATAAAGCTAGCCTTGTTCGGTGTGGGCAGAGCTGGGACCATTCATCTTTCCAACGTCGTTGCAAATCAACGTGTAAAGTTGCTTTACATAATAGACGACGTCGAGTCCAAATGGGAGGCTATCAGACAGCATTGGCACCTGGACGACGTTACCTTCTTGAACAGTAAACAGTCGGACAAAGTATTCAGTGATCCTAA CATAGATGCAGTTATTGTCGCCTCGCCTACATACACTCATGAGACTATTGTGAGGAAAGCTTTAGAAGCGAAGAAAGCCGTCTTCTGTGAGAAACCAGTGGCCGAGGATCGCGTTAATACGATGAAATGTTACGAGACTGCCAAGAAGGTCGGTAAACCGTTGTTCAGCGCCTTCAACAGACGTTTCGATCCCAGCTACTCGTCCGTCAGGGAGAGGGTCAGGAAAGGAGAAGTTGGACATGTACACACCATTAAATCTGTCTCCCGGGACTCTCCTCTTCCTAGCTTGGATTACTTGAAAATGTCTGGTGGTATATTTCATGACTGCATGGTCCATGATCTGGATATAATCACCTGGGTTCTTGGAGAATATCCGGTCAAG GTTGCCGTCCAAGCCACTGCAAACATTCCAGAAATCAAACAGATAGGCGACTTCGACACAGTGGCGGTTTCTTTGTACTTCCCTTCAGGTACATTAGGGATGATTGACTTATCAAGAAACAGTAATTACGGATACGATCAGCGTCTTGAAGTGTTCGGTCCCAAGGGTATGATCAAAGCGGACAACGAACAACCGATTCACTGCGTCAACACCCAATACGGTCTTCAAGGACCCAATAGTTCTCCAATTTGGTACTCGTTCCCCAGTCGATTCATGAACGGTTATCGCAGGGAACTGGACCACTTCGTCGACGTTGTACTCGGCAGGGACGAATCGTCTGTCTTAGCTAAAGAGACTCTAGCTGTTTCCAAACTTGCCACCGCCTGCGAGGAATCTGCTCGTAGCGGAAAAATGGTTGAAATTAAGTGGGCTGTAAACGAGTTGCCCGAGGTTGTATAA
- the LOC114879751 gene encoding probable enoyl-CoA hydratase, mitochondrial — protein MATTRVGQILFTKSLQIGRKPQYFASNVKFYCCQVSNYEYIKVETVGEKKNVGLVTLNRPKALNALCDKLMTEVTDAVSKFDNNDGIGAIVLTGSEKAFAAGADIKEMQNQTYSQTIKGNFLTSWDGVSKAIKPVIAAVNGYALGGGCELAMMCDIIYAGDKAKFGQPEIAIGTIPGAGGTQRLTRAIGKSKAMEMVLTGNQITAEEAEKNGLVSKVIPAGQLVAEAIKLAEKIASHSQITVAMAKECVNTAYETTLKEGLHFEKRMFHGTFATTDRKEGMTAFVEKRPPKFTNE, from the exons ATGGCAACCACACGCGTTGGCCAGATTCTTTTCACCAAAAGCTTGCAAATTGGTAGAAAACCGCAATACTTTGCATCGAAtgtgaaattttattgtt GTCAGGTTTCAAACTATGAGTACATCAAGGTCGAGACTGTCGGTGAGAAGAAGAACGTGGGTCTTGTCACCTTGAACAGACCAAAAGCGTTGAACGCTCTTTGTGATAAATTGATGACTGAAGTAACTGATGCTGTATcaaaatttgataataatgatGGCATCGGCGCTATCGTCCTTACCGGCAGCGAAAAAGCATTTGCTGCTG GCGCTGATATTAAAGAAATGCAGAACCAGACTTACTCGCAAACGATTAAGGGAAATTTCTTGACCAGTTGGGATGGAGTTTCTAAGGCAATCAAACCTGTAATCGCCGCAGTAAACGGCTATGCT TTGGGAGGTGGTTGCGAATTGGCAATGATGTGCGATATCATTTACGCCGGAGACAAAGCGAAATTTGGCCAACCGGAAATTGCTATCGGTACGATACCTGGTGCGGGTGGCACTCAAAGACTGACAAGAGCCATCGGCAAAAGCAAGGCGATGGAAATGGTACTCACAGGGAATCAAATCACTGCTGAAGAAGCTGAGAAAAATG GTCTAGTTAGTAAAGTCATACCAGCTGGTCAACTTGTTGCTGAAGCTATTAAATTAGCTGAGAAAATTGCTTCTCATTCGCAGATAACTGTCGCCATGGCTAAAGAATGTGTTAATACCg CTTATGAAACCACTTTGAAAGAAGGACTTCACTTTGAGAAGAGAATGTTCCATGGTACATTCGCAACG acTGATAGAAAAGAGGGAATGACGGCATTCGTTGAGAAACGCCCTCCGAAATTCACaaacgaataa
- the LOC114879763 gene encoding protein DDI1 homolog 2 isoform X1: MKVTVTTLSDDIFVLDVIEDMELSSFKALCEIECNVPTHEMMIAFNGLPLMDDKKSLKDHGIQEGDVVILQHMHQSGADLNLHPFNGAIPMLDFSTIRVPGAPSSSRQPDPSASALARIQNPSKEDDPEIIRQMVLANPDQLALLSQNNPELASAVISGNLETFSTVLKEQIKFREEREAQRLRMMNADPFDTEAQRFIAEDIRQKNIEANMEAAMEYNPETFGSVVMLYINCKVNGFPVKAFIDTGAQSTIMSDACAERCHLMRLVDSRWAGIAHGVGTQRIIGRIHMVQIQIGNDHLTTSFTVLAEQSMDMLLGLDMLKRHQCCIDLKTNVLTIGTTGAETPFLAEGELPEWLRLSGYSDMSMYDIEDDKKGDKKGPQRSEEDSARDVKKQRRQNEDQASINASGTSSRIGAIETTVFAHDPFTEETVKEIESLGFNRVQVIAELRKFNGDKAKATDSLFTKSIRL; this comes from the exons ATGAAGGTAACGGTAACCACGCTCAGCGACGACATCTTCGTCCTGGACGTGATCGAGGACATGGAACTGTCCAGTTTCAAAGCTCTCTGCGAGATCGAATGCAACGTTCCAACCCACGAGATGATGATCGCGTTTAACGGTCTACCGCTGATGGACGACAAGAAGTCGCTGAAAGATCACGGCATCCAGGAAGGTGACGTGGTTATTTTGCAGCACATGCATCAGAGCGGGGCCGACTTGAACCTTCACCCCTTTAATGGAG CTATTCCAATGTTGGACTTCAGTACCATCAGAGTCCCAGGAGCGCCGAGTAGTAGCCGGCAGCCAGATCCTTCGGCCAGTGCTTTGGCGAGAATACAGAATCCTAGTAAGGAGGATGATCCGGAGATAATAAGACAGATGGTTTTAGCTAATCCCGATCAATTAGCATTGCTTAGTCAAAATAACCCCGAGCTGGCTAGTGCCGTAATTTCTGGAAACCTGG AGACATTTTCCACCGTGCTCAAAGAACAGATTAAGTTCAGAGAAGAACGAGAGGCACAGAGACTGAGAATGATGAACGCTGATCCTTTTGACACAGAGGCACAAAGATTCATTGCTGAAGATATTAGACAGAAAAACATCGAGGCCAACATGGAAGCTGCAATGGAATACAATCCTGAAACATTCGGATCGGTTGTTATGTTATATATTAATTGTAAGGTTAACGGATTTCCAGTTAAAGCCTTCATCGATACAG GTGCACAGTCGACCATAATGTCCGATGCGTGTGCAGAGAGATGCCACCTGATGCGATTAGTTGATTCAAGGTGGGCTGGAATAGCCCATGGCGTTGGAACCCAACGAATTATTGGACGTATACACATGGTACAAATTCAAATTGGAAATGATCATTTAACAACTTCGTTCACTGTCCTTGCTGAACAAAGCATGGACATGTTGCTTGGCTTAGATATGTTAAAAAGGCATCAATGCTGCATAGACCTAAAAACAAATGTGCTCACAATTGGTACCACTGGTGCTGAAACACCATTTTTAGCAGAAg GTGAGTTGCCAGAATGGCTCAGGTTAAGTGGTTACAGCGACATGAGTATGTATGACATAGAAGATGATAAAAAAGGGGACAAAAAGGGTCCTCAAAGGTCAGAGGAAGACTCTGCTAGAGATGTAAAGAAACAGCGTCGGCAGAACG AGGATCAAGCAAGCATTAATGCGAGCGGAACATCGAGTAGAATAGGCGCAATAGAAACGACAGTTTTTGCCCACGATCCATTTACAGAAGAGACGGTGAAGGAAATCGAATCCCTGGGTTTCAACAGAGTACAAGTTATCGCAGAATTACGGAAATTTAACGGGGATAAAGCGAAGGCGACCGACTCGTTGTTCACAAAATCCATAAGACTTTAA
- the LOC114879763 gene encoding protein DDI1 homolog 2 isoform X2, whose product MLDFSTIRVPGAPSSSRQPDPSASALARIQNPSKEDDPEIIRQMVLANPDQLALLSQNNPELASAVISGNLETFSTVLKEQIKFREEREAQRLRMMNADPFDTEAQRFIAEDIRQKNIEANMEAAMEYNPETFGSVVMLYINCKVNGFPVKAFIDTGAQSTIMSDACAERCHLMRLVDSRWAGIAHGVGTQRIIGRIHMVQIQIGNDHLTTSFTVLAEQSMDMLLGLDMLKRHQCCIDLKTNVLTIGTTGAETPFLAEGELPEWLRLSGYSDMSMYDIEDDKKGDKKGPQRSEEDSARDVKKQRRQNEDQASINASGTSSRIGAIETTVFAHDPFTEETVKEIESLGFNRVQVIAELRKFNGDKAKATDSLFTKSIRL is encoded by the exons ATGTTGGACTTCAGTACCATCAGAGTCCCAGGAGCGCCGAGTAGTAGCCGGCAGCCAGATCCTTCGGCCAGTGCTTTGGCGAGAATACAGAATCCTAGTAAGGAGGATGATCCGGAGATAATAAGACAGATGGTTTTAGCTAATCCCGATCAATTAGCATTGCTTAGTCAAAATAACCCCGAGCTGGCTAGTGCCGTAATTTCTGGAAACCTGG AGACATTTTCCACCGTGCTCAAAGAACAGATTAAGTTCAGAGAAGAACGAGAGGCACAGAGACTGAGAATGATGAACGCTGATCCTTTTGACACAGAGGCACAAAGATTCATTGCTGAAGATATTAGACAGAAAAACATCGAGGCCAACATGGAAGCTGCAATGGAATACAATCCTGAAACATTCGGATCGGTTGTTATGTTATATATTAATTGTAAGGTTAACGGATTTCCAGTTAAAGCCTTCATCGATACAG GTGCACAGTCGACCATAATGTCCGATGCGTGTGCAGAGAGATGCCACCTGATGCGATTAGTTGATTCAAGGTGGGCTGGAATAGCCCATGGCGTTGGAACCCAACGAATTATTGGACGTATACACATGGTACAAATTCAAATTGGAAATGATCATTTAACAACTTCGTTCACTGTCCTTGCTGAACAAAGCATGGACATGTTGCTTGGCTTAGATATGTTAAAAAGGCATCAATGCTGCATAGACCTAAAAACAAATGTGCTCACAATTGGTACCACTGGTGCTGAAACACCATTTTTAGCAGAAg GTGAGTTGCCAGAATGGCTCAGGTTAAGTGGTTACAGCGACATGAGTATGTATGACATAGAAGATGATAAAAAAGGGGACAAAAAGGGTCCTCAAAGGTCAGAGGAAGACTCTGCTAGAGATGTAAAGAAACAGCGTCGGCAGAACG AGGATCAAGCAAGCATTAATGCGAGCGGAACATCGAGTAGAATAGGCGCAATAGAAACGACAGTTTTTGCCCACGATCCATTTACAGAAGAGACGGTGAAGGAAATCGAATCCCTGGGTTTCAACAGAGTACAAGTTATCGCAGAATTACGGAAATTTAACGGGGATAAAGCGAAGGCGACCGACTCGTTGTTCACAAAATCCATAAGACTTTAA
- the LOC114879761 gene encoding pancreas transcription factor 1 subunit alpha isoform X1 has product MYSMDNLELDMMNRQYMYEAHSFLGNPAIPALPPHCGAPTTATLPSIPSQLTSHPAGSTGSTSGSEIYLYDENSSDNESAYSSDQENHARERGQSNRRNGTSGKSPRQAVQQRQAANMRERRRMQNINDAFEGLRAHIPTLPYEKRLSKVDTLKLAIGYIKFLNELVRADKGNDPLTGNGGLSRCSGRDDSKKVIVRGSEGNPFIFHSLSWSRKSDISPNGTMYAKVWTPEDPRTSKNESTFE; this is encoded by the exons ATGTATTCGATGGACAATCTTGAACTGGACATGATGAACCGTCAGTACATGTACGAGGCTCACAGTTTCCTTGGGAATCCAGCGATTCCAGCTCTGCCGCCCCATTGCGGTGCTCCTACGACTGCTACTCTTCCTTCGATCCCGTCGCAGTTGACCTCTCATCCTGCTGGAAGCACCGGGAGCACCAGTGGCAGTGAGATTTATTTGTACGATGAGAATAGCAGCGACAACGAGAGTGCTTACAGCAGCGATCAAGAAAATCATGCCAGAGA ACGAGGTCAAAGTAACAGACGCAATGGAACATCAGGAAAGAGTCCAAGACAAGCGGTGCAACAAAGGCAAGCCGCCAACATGAGGGAGAGGAGGCGTATGCAAAATATAAACGACGCCTTCGAGGGTCTCAGGGCTCATATACCTACTCTCCCTTATGAGAAAAGACTGTCCAAGGTGGACACCTTGAAACTGGCGATCGGTTACATAAAGTTCCTTAATGAACTAGTTAGAGCGGACAAGGGTAACGATCCTCTGACTGGAAACGGTGGCCTCTCGAGGTGTTCGGGTCGGGATGACTCCAAGAAGGTCATAGTTCGTG GCAGCGAGGGAAACCCTTTCATTTTCCATTCCCTCTCCTGGTCCAGGAAGTCAGACATCTCCCCGAACGGGACGATGTACGCGAAAGTGTGGACCCCGGAAGACCCACGAACATCGAAGAACGAATCGACGTTCGAATAA